In Haloarcula halophila, a single window of DNA contains:
- a CDS encoding carbohydrate ABC transporter permease: MSYVDHAQSSYENVARHVPESLRVYLPILPVMTLVGVFILYPIAQAIYSSFFTKSLLQPDQAEFVGLANYVEIWTDPDIHQVLWNTAIWVTVGSLVAIVLGFLMGWLLDEKLPYTSVASAIVLIPWVLPRVVGASIWQFMFGGSQGIINELLVQIGIVDEYIVMLGSTELSLWPPIIGMIWRLAPLFALLTLTSLQGIDEHLYEAARMDGATPWEQFRYITIPMMKYNLAIGFLLMLIYNVRNFSMVWVMTKGGPGVSSSTLPVMIYRSAFVDFEVGFASALSVMLFVVLLVFSYYYIQFYDKVQGEMS, encoded by the coding sequence ATGAGTTACGTAGACCACGCACAGTCGTCCTACGAGAACGTGGCTAGACACGTTCCGGAGAGTCTCCGGGTGTACCTGCCGATCCTGCCAGTGATGACGCTGGTCGGGGTGTTCATCCTCTACCCCATCGCGCAGGCGATCTACTCCAGTTTCTTCACGAAGAGCCTGCTCCAGCCCGACCAGGCTGAGTTCGTCGGGTTGGCGAACTACGTGGAGATCTGGACGGACCCGGACATTCATCAGGTCCTCTGGAACACGGCTATCTGGGTGACCGTCGGCAGTCTGGTAGCGATTGTCCTCGGGTTTCTGATGGGGTGGCTTCTCGACGAGAAGCTCCCGTATACGAGTGTCGCGAGCGCGATCGTGTTGATCCCGTGGGTGCTCCCACGGGTCGTCGGCGCGTCGATCTGGCAGTTCATGTTCGGCGGCTCACAGGGGATTATCAACGAACTGCTGGTCCAGATCGGTATCGTCGACGAGTATATCGTCATGCTGGGGTCGACGGAGCTGTCGCTGTGGCCGCCCATCATCGGGATGATCTGGCGGCTCGCACCGTTGTTCGCGCTTCTCACGCTGACATCGCTCCAGGGTATCGACGAGCACCTCTACGAGGCTGCGCGGATGGACGGTGCCACGCCGTGGGAGCAGTTCCGGTACATTACGATCCCGATGATGAAGTACAACCTCGCTATCGGCTTCCTCCTGATGTTGATCTACAACGTCAGGAACTTCTCGATGGTGTGGGTGATGACCAAGGGCGGTCCCGGGGTCTCCAGTAGTACGCTCCCGGTGATGATCTACCGGTCGGCGTTCGTCGACTTCGAGGTCGGGTTCGCTTCCGCACTCTCGGTGATGTTGTTCGTCGTGCTGCTGGTGTTCTCGTACTACTACATCCAGTTCTACGACAAGGTTCAGGGTGAAATGTCATGA
- a CDS encoding carbohydrate ABC transporter permease, which translates to MTTQDTDPTAEFRKNQSWLYDSKAGGYVRKTAIGLLTLLIGSFILFPLYWMVVTAFKTTSEIQQIPPTVFPNDFSFEGFRLVIESSIQAGGYAGVVQNLFGVTVTSAIDINLLGLVLSSLKVAVGAGVIAVVLGTGASYVLSRRDFRGKNLLMSLLLASLMFPGTAIMVPEWELISYLGLFNTHLALVLIYGAMTAPFVVWLMKGFFDDFPDSILEASRIDQCTPFETFWYVLVPMARNSLIASFIFAFLLAWNELVFALTLLDNSKFTVPPGLLTFVQGFNTQWNVVAAASIIVSIPVLAGLAYIQRYFVQGLTGGAIKG; encoded by the coding sequence ATGACGACACAAGATACAGATCCGACAGCAGAGTTCCGGAAGAACCAGTCGTGGCTCTACGACTCGAAAGCGGGTGGCTACGTCCGGAAGACGGCAATCGGCCTCCTGACGCTCCTCATCGGTTCGTTCATCCTGTTCCCGCTGTACTGGATGGTCGTGACCGCGTTCAAGACGACGTCGGAGATCCAGCAGATTCCACCGACAGTCTTCCCGAACGACTTCTCGTTCGAGGGGTTCCGGCTCGTCATCGAGTCGTCGATCCAGGCGGGCGGGTACGCCGGGGTGGTCCAGAACCTGTTCGGAGTCACGGTGACCTCGGCGATCGACATCAACCTCCTGGGACTCGTTCTCAGCAGCCTCAAGGTCGCCGTCGGGGCCGGGGTCATCGCCGTCGTTCTCGGAACGGGGGCCTCGTACGTCCTCTCGCGCCGTGACTTCCGCGGGAAGAACCTCCTGATGAGCCTCCTGTTAGCTTCGTTGATGTTTCCGGGAACCGCAATCATGGTTCCCGAGTGGGAGCTCATCTCGTATCTCGGACTGTTCAACACGCATCTCGCGCTCGTCCTCATCTACGGCGCGATGACTGCGCCGTTCGTGGTCTGGCTCATGAAGGGCTTTTTCGACGACTTCCCGGACTCGATCCTCGAAGCCTCTCGGATCGACCAGTGTACGCCCTTCGAGACGTTCTGGTACGTGCTCGTCCCGATGGCGCGGAACTCGCTCATCGCCTCCTTCATCTTCGCGTTCCTGCTCGCGTGGAACGAACTGGTGTTCGCGCTGACGCTGCTTGACAACTCGAAGTTCACTGTCCCGCCGGGACTGCTGACCTTCGTGCAGGGGTTCAACACGCAGTGGAACGTCGTCGCGGCGGCCTCGATCATCGTCTCGATCCCGGTGCTCGCTGGCCTGGCCTACATCCAGCGATACTTCGTGCAGGGGCTCACTGGCGGCGCAATAAAGGGGTAA
- a CDS encoding LUD domain-containing protein, giving the protein MTESDSPFAASLDELGVTVTSTDRAGVPAAIDEAVVEPAVGVSPGEEFAHGDFPLAEAGIDLDPTPAALEAATTGVSVAELGIGDYGSLALTSTGDGSELVSLFVERHVALLHEDDIAPDMDEAVETLEKTLARTRGSTIIATGPSATADMGALVKGAHGPETVHVIVVEGGE; this is encoded by the coding sequence ATGACCGAAAGCGACTCACCCTTCGCGGCATCTCTCGACGAACTAGGCGTGACCGTTACGAGCACAGATCGGGCGGGGGTTCCTGCGGCCATCGACGAGGCGGTCGTCGAACCAGCTGTGGGCGTCTCCCCAGGCGAAGAGTTCGCACACGGGGACTTCCCGCTCGCGGAGGCCGGGATCGACCTCGATCCCACGCCGGCGGCCCTCGAAGCAGCCACGACAGGTGTCTCGGTCGCCGAACTCGGAATCGGTGACTACGGCTCGCTCGCGTTGACTTCGACCGGTGACGGGAGCGAGTTGGTGAGTCTGTTCGTCGAGCGTCACGTCGCGTTGCTCCACGAAGACGATATCGCTCCGGACATGGACGAAGCCGTCGAAACCCTCGAAAAGACGCTCGCTCGGACACGCGGGAGTACGATCATCGCAACGGGGCCGAGCGCGACGGCCGACATGGGGGCGCTCGTCAAGGGGGCACACGGCCCGGAGACAGTCCACGTCATCGTCGTCGAGGGGGGTGAGTAA
- the rhcD gene encoding L-rhamnonate dehydratase (part of the rhamnose catabolism pathway), with product MEITDVSATKVSNESWGEFIEFPLVTIMSKYDEYRNVDGENPQARRKWMGPVGDVVVEVETDAGVTGVGVGNWGTGAIATVVEETLSKLVIGEDPTRRERLWEQMYRATLPYGRKGVAVMAISAVDQALWDIAGKEVGKPVYELLGGPTKDEIPAYASNLHPVDMEKLEREAIEYAEAGFDAVKLRFLHGPEDGRSGMEKNEEIVKTVRDAVGHEIDIAGDAYMGWSVNYAKKMTQRLGKYDMAWVEEPVIADDIDGYAEVREAAPMPISGGEHEFTRWGHEELLEREAVDILQPDVGRVGGITELQKVADMAEVHDVPVVPHAGTNPTLHAIAGHTNMPMAEYFPTPEWFQEQQEEQESTYADAIFENPPSPEDGSIPLPDEPGVSTQLNHDALEHFAIE from the coding sequence ATGGAGATTACAGACGTTTCAGCGACCAAAGTGAGCAACGAGTCTTGGGGTGAGTTCATCGAATTTCCCCTCGTCACCATCATGTCGAAGTACGACGAGTACCGTAACGTCGACGGCGAGAACCCCCAAGCACGACGGAAGTGGATGGGGCCAGTCGGCGACGTCGTCGTCGAAGTCGAGACCGACGCGGGGGTCACCGGGGTCGGTGTCGGGAACTGGGGGACAGGCGCCATCGCAACTGTCGTCGAGGAGACGCTCTCGAAGCTCGTGATCGGCGAGGACCCGACGCGGCGCGAGCGCCTCTGGGAGCAGATGTACCGGGCGACACTTCCCTACGGCCGGAAGGGCGTCGCCGTCATGGCGATCAGTGCCGTCGACCAGGCGCTGTGGGACATCGCCGGGAAAGAGGTCGGGAAACCCGTCTACGAACTGCTCGGCGGTCCCACGAAAGACGAGATTCCCGCCTACGCGTCTAATCTCCACCCTGTCGACATGGAGAAACTCGAACGCGAAGCCATCGAGTACGCCGAGGCGGGCTTCGACGCGGTGAAACTCCGTTTCCTCCACGGCCCGGAGGACGGCCGTTCGGGGATGGAGAAAAACGAAGAGATCGTCAAGACCGTCCGGGATGCCGTCGGCCACGAGATCGACATCGCGGGCGACGCCTACATGGGCTGGTCCGTGAACTACGCGAAAAAGATGACCCAGCGCCTCGGGAAGTACGACATGGCGTGGGTCGAGGAGCCGGTCATCGCCGACGACATCGACGGCTACGCGGAGGTTCGAGAGGCTGCACCGATGCCCATCTCCGGCGGCGAACACGAGTTCACACGCTGGGGCCACGAGGAACTGCTCGAACGCGAGGCCGTCGATATCCTCCAGCCCGACGTGGGCCGCGTCGGGGGGATTACGGAACTCCAGAAGGTCGCAGATATGGCGGAAGTCCACGACGTGCCCGTAGTTCCTCACGCCGGCACCAACCCGACACTCCACGCCATCGCAGGGCACACAAACATGCCGATGGCGGAGTACTTCCCGACGCCGGAGTGGTTCCAAGAGCAGCAGGAAGAACAGGAGTCGACCTACGCCGACGCCATCTTCGAGAACCCGCCCTCACCCGAGGACGGGTCGATCCCGCTGCCCGACGAACCCGGTGTTAGTACGCAGCTGAACCACGACGCACTCGAACACTTCGCGATCGAGTAA
- the rhcE gene encoding 2-keto-3-deoxy-L-rhamnonate dehydrogenase (part of the rhamnose catabolism pathway), translated as MKAIVQTGPKSVEIQERDQPTIAPDELLVKVHTAGLCGSDAHAYKYDGGYEWIPIPRIMGHEYSGEVTAVGDDVEGFAPGDRIIEEPIHDCGHCFQCKNGQPNVCQNFSITGMHRDGAYAEYVAVAPEHVHAVPESVPLRHAAITEPTSIATRAVLEQSVTKPGDTVLVEGPGPIGVLVAAVADSLGANVVVSGLDQDASYRLPLLEDLGIPTVDVQSADLDAAAERHTDGIGFDVVFDSTGHHSGIVTANDHVRKGGQIVVVGIPNDSSQVTLTSTVRGEVDINTSYGSTWTNFEQALRLMERGEIAVDDIIDTSYDVDEPRDAFEAFLASETCKPVFQFN; from the coding sequence ATGAAAGCAATCGTCCAGACAGGCCCCAAATCCGTGGAGATACAGGAACGAGACCAACCGACGATCGCCCCCGACGAGCTACTCGTCAAAGTGCATACCGCGGGGCTCTGTGGCAGCGATGCACACGCATACAAGTACGACGGCGGATACGAGTGGATCCCGATTCCGCGGATTATGGGCCACGAGTACTCCGGCGAGGTAACAGCGGTCGGCGACGACGTCGAGGGGTTCGCCCCGGGTGACAGGATCATCGAAGAACCGATACACGACTGTGGGCACTGCTTCCAGTGTAAGAACGGACAGCCGAACGTCTGTCAGAACTTCTCGATCACCGGGATGCACCGGGACGGAGCCTACGCCGAGTACGTCGCAGTCGCACCGGAACACGTCCACGCCGTCCCGGAGAGCGTCCCGCTTCGCCACGCTGCCATCACCGAACCGACGAGTATCGCGACACGTGCCGTGCTCGAACAGTCGGTGACGAAGCCGGGCGATACCGTTCTCGTAGAGGGGCCCGGTCCGATCGGCGTGCTCGTCGCCGCCGTCGCGGATTCGCTGGGAGCCAACGTCGTCGTCTCCGGACTCGATCAGGACGCGAGCTATCGCCTCCCGTTGCTCGAAGATCTCGGCATCCCGACTGTCGACGTCCAGTCCGCAGATCTCGACGCCGCAGCCGAACGCCACACCGACGGGATCGGTTTCGACGTCGTGTTCGATTCGACCGGCCACCACTCGGGTATCGTCACGGCGAACGACCACGTCCGGAAAGGTGGACAGATCGTCGTCGTCGGGATTCCGAACGACAGCAGCCAGGTAACGCTCACATCGACGGTCCGTGGCGAGGTCGACATCAACACCTCATATGGCTCGACGTGGACCAACTTCGAGCAGGCGCTCCGGCTGATGGAACGCGGAGAGATCGCCGTCGATGACATCATCGATACGTCCTACGACGTAGACGAGCCTCGGGACGCGTTCGAGGCGTTTCTCGCCTCCGAGACCTGCAAACCAGTCTTCCAGTTCAACTGA
- a CDS encoding ABC transporter substrate-binding protein, whose translation MAAGLAGCGGDGGSGGSGGSGGDGGSGDGGSGPQDLDFWLFGGIPAEREYISGHYDNYETHNVSYQHQEWGQKYQIIASAAANDNLPHVMAGQCQQIPDYVGAGAIQPLDQDAYQDQLEEVNSHFIQANIDTVVYEGLGETSGERQWGLPGGYADLGPFVDIRTDYLEQTSFDQPPRNWPELLQLGQEMQEIDEVSAAITAPGTDFGLTTGYFIGFVYANGGRYFDPETMEATVDQPGFVDAVKLYQDIAEAGLFPDSMAENNHIAAGRLLREGESGILITYSHANAIYQTTGAPQPWLDGEGHTVTRAPLPESPSGNFEPRDLLLQNAQGFMLGAGSGSGAEQDAAFDYINWWNQPDQLAPWTYSADADVGIRGRVPTLQSAFEDPSDLFQSQFGDLVTLYENDDLFTRTSRFPSFSGIAQMQSIINTQVIQPVVLGNATAEEACSSANSQIQEVVDENIA comes from the coding sequence ATGGCCGCCGGCCTCGCCGGGTGTGGCGGTGACGGCGGGAGCGGTGGCAGCGGCGGCAGTGGCGGCGACGGTGGAAGCGGTGACGGCGGCTCCGGACCACAGGACCTCGACTTCTGGTTGTTCGGCGGCATCCCGGCCGAACGGGAGTACATCAGTGGACACTACGACAACTACGAGACACACAACGTCAGCTACCAGCACCAGGAGTGGGGACAGAAGTACCAGATCATCGCCTCTGCGGCGGCCAACGACAACCTGCCTCACGTGATGGCCGGCCAGTGTCAACAGATCCCCGACTACGTCGGCGCAGGAGCGATCCAGCCCCTCGACCAGGACGCGTACCAGGACCAACTCGAGGAGGTCAACAGCCACTTTATCCAGGCCAACATCGACACCGTCGTCTACGAGGGCCTCGGCGAAACGAGCGGCGAGCGTCAGTGGGGCCTTCCAGGGGGCTATGCCGACCTTGGACCGTTCGTGGACATCAGGACGGACTATCTGGAGCAGACGAGCTTCGATCAGCCCCCACGGAACTGGCCCGAACTCCTGCAACTGGGCCAGGAGATGCAGGAAATCGACGAGGTATCGGCGGCGATCACCGCGCCGGGAACGGACTTCGGTCTGACGACGGGGTATTTCATCGGCTTCGTGTACGCCAACGGCGGCCGGTACTTCGACCCCGAGACGATGGAAGCGACCGTCGATCAGCCCGGTTTCGTCGACGCCGTGAAACTGTATCAGGACATCGCCGAGGCGGGTCTGTTTCCGGACTCGATGGCGGAGAACAACCACATCGCGGCCGGTCGACTGCTCCGTGAGGGTGAGTCGGGAATCCTCATCACCTACTCGCACGCGAACGCGATCTACCAAACGACCGGAGCACCCCAGCCGTGGCTCGACGGCGAAGGACATACCGTTACCCGAGCGCCGTTGCCCGAATCCCCTTCGGGGAACTTCGAACCCCGGGACCTCCTGTTGCAGAACGCCCAGGGCTTTATGCTGGGTGCCGGGTCCGGAAGCGGGGCCGAACAGGACGCCGCCTTCGACTACATCAACTGGTGGAACCAGCCCGATCAACTCGCCCCCTGGACCTACAGCGCGGACGCCGACGTCGGGATTCGGGGTCGGGTTCCCACGCTACAGAGCGCCTTCGAGGACCCGAGCGATCTGTTCCAGAGCCAGTTCGGCGACCTCGTGACGCTCTACGAGAACGACGATCTGTTCACCCGAACCTCCCGGTTCCCTTCGTTTTCGGGCATCGCGCAGATGCAGAGCATCATCAACACCCAGGTCATCCAGCCAGTGGTGCTCGGCAACGCGACGGCAGAAGAGGCCTGTAGCAGTGCCAACTCCCAGATCCAGGAAGTCGTCGACGAGAACATCGCCTGA
- a CDS encoding LLM class flavin-dependent oxidoreductase, with the protein MADIKFEYNVPVFAGAPDAGDDEPVHRDTPEYEVLDWETTRRGIEKAEELGFDAAWAPDHLMLGRDRAEYECWTLLSAMAGFTDDINIGSLVLCNDYRNPALVAKMAATLDVVSEGRLELGLGAGWHEPEYDAYGWEYRDGFERLMRLDESIRLMKRMWDAGGDGASFDGDHYQIEDAPCAPTPVQEPHPEILVGGQGEEVTLKLVAKHADVWNTDVFNGDVDTLEHKIDVIEDHCETVGRDSDEIEYSWDGHVICTRDEEKLDRLLDLMLPIQFEEEYQDQAPIRTEEDAREYFVMGTPEECAEAIDARIDAGVTKFQGWFIDFPDTEGMELFADEVVSEFR; encoded by the coding sequence ATGGCTGATATCAAATTCGAATACAACGTTCCGGTGTTCGCGGGTGCGCCCGATGCCGGCGACGACGAGCCTGTCCACCGTGATACGCCGGAGTACGAGGTATTGGACTGGGAGACGACTCGCCGCGGTATCGAGAAAGCCGAGGAGTTGGGATTCGACGCCGCCTGGGCACCCGACCACCTGATGCTCGGTCGGGACCGTGCCGAGTACGAATGCTGGACGCTCCTGTCGGCGATGGCCGGCTTCACCGACGATATCAATATCGGGTCGCTCGTACTCTGTAACGACTACCGCAACCCGGCACTGGTCGCGAAGATGGCGGCCACGCTGGACGTCGTCTCCGAGGGCCGGCTCGAACTCGGCCTCGGTGCCGGCTGGCACGAACCGGAGTACGACGCCTACGGCTGGGAGTACCGTGACGGCTTCGAGCGGCTGATGCGGCTAGACGAGTCGATCCGGCTGATGAAACGGATGTGGGACGCCGGCGGCGACGGGGCGAGTTTCGACGGCGATCACTACCAGATCGAGGATGCGCCCTGCGCACCCACGCCAGTCCAGGAGCCTCACCCCGAGATCCTCGTCGGCGGGCAGGGCGAGGAGGTGACGCTGAAACTCGTCGCGAAACACGCCGACGTCTGGAACACGGACGTGTTCAACGGCGACGTCGACACGCTGGAACACAAGATCGACGTCATCGAGGACCACTGCGAGACTGTCGGTCGTGACTCCGACGAGATCGAGTACTCCTGGGACGGCCATGTTATCTGTACGCGCGACGAGGAGAAACTGGACCGGCTGCTGGACCTGATGCTCCCGATCCAGTTCGAGGAAGAGTACCAGGACCAGGCGCCGATCCGGACCGAGGAAGACGCCCGCGAGTACTTCGTTATGGGAACCCCCGAGGAGTGTGCCGAGGCGATCGACGCGCGGATCGACGCCGGCGTCACGAAGTTCCAGGGCTGGTTCATCGACTTCCCGGACACCGAGGGGATGGAACTGTTCGCCGACGAGGTCGTGTCGGAGTTCCGGTAA
- a CDS encoding ABC transporter ATP-binding protein has translation MTHLELDSVTKVFGDPSTDGVVAVKDLHIDVPDGEFLVLLGPSGCGKTTTLRMIGGLEDPTEGEVRFDGTVVNDVKARNRDVAMVFQDFALYPHMTVRENLGFGLRREDNGMSADEIKGRVTEVAEMLEIEELLNNKPAQLSGGQKQRVALGRAIIREPRLFLFDEPLANLDAKLRKTMRTEIDELQSKVGITSAYVTHNQEEAMTIADKIAVLNDGQLQQLGSPDQVFNEPTNLFVAQFVGSPDMNLFDGTITDGGDAYRIDMDLLSFDVPKALVDAEITTEDVLVGFRPQDLYQARNRATDGPEFDTDVRVVEPVGTEAIVHSTSLLGDVTAKVGNFHDIEPTDQLSLTIAPEHVYLFDAESEALLKGRLVSERGDNEASVDSVEA, from the coding sequence ATGACACACCTCGAACTAGATAGTGTCACGAAAGTGTTCGGCGATCCGTCCACGGACGGTGTCGTCGCGGTAAAGGACCTGCACATCGACGTCCCGGACGGTGAGTTCCTCGTCTTACTGGGACCCAGTGGCTGTGGGAAGACGACGACGCTCCGGATGATCGGCGGGCTCGAAGACCCGACGGAAGGGGAGGTCAGGTTCGACGGGACGGTCGTCAACGACGTGAAGGCCCGGAACCGTGACGTTGCCATGGTGTTCCAGGACTTCGCCCTGTACCCACACATGACTGTCCGTGAGAACCTCGGGTTCGGGCTCCGTCGGGAGGACAACGGCATGTCTGCCGACGAGATCAAGGGACGCGTCACCGAAGTCGCCGAGATGCTCGAGATCGAGGAGTTACTGAACAACAAGCCGGCACAGCTCTCGGGCGGCCAGAAACAGCGTGTCGCGCTCGGGCGCGCCATCATCCGCGAACCCCGGCTGTTCCTGTTCGACGAGCCGCTGGCGAATCTGGACGCCAAACTCCGGAAGACGATGCGGACGGAGATCGACGAACTCCAGTCGAAAGTCGGGATCACGTCGGCGTACGTGACCCACAACCAGGAGGAGGCGATGACGATCGCCGACAAGATCGCTGTTCTGAACGACGGGCAACTCCAGCAACTCGGATCACCCGATCAGGTCTTCAACGAGCCCACGAACCTCTTTGTCGCGCAGTTCGTCGGAAGCCCGGATATGAACCTCTTCGACGGGACCATCACCGACGGGGGTGACGCGTACCGTATCGACATGGACCTGCTCTCGTTCGACGTTCCGAAGGCCCTGGTCGATGCGGAGATCACGACCGAGGACGTTCTCGTGGGCTTTCGGCCACAGGACCTCTACCAGGCCCGGAACCGGGCAACCGACGGGCCGGAGTTCGACACCGATGTCCGTGTCGTCGAGCCGGTCGGGACCGAAGCGATCGTCCACAGCACGTCGCTCCTCGGGGACGTGACGGCGAAAGTCGGCAACTTCCACGACATCGAACCGACGGACCAACTGTCGCTCACCATCGCACCCGAACACGTCTACCTGTTCGACGCCGAGAGCGAGGCGCTACTGAAGGGACGGCTGGTGAGCGAGCGGGGTGACAATGAGGCATCGGTCGACAGCGTCGAAGCATAA
- a CDS encoding LUD domain-containing protein, producing MATADELRELMRTEGAAVAENTQGFNEGRYRSVAELSDYEELKSEARAIKEDAIERLPELLDELTETVEENGGTVYLADDAADANDYIREVVADRDADRVVKSKSMTSEEIEVNDTLEADGVDVVETDLGEWVLQVADEAPSHIVAPAIHKSRESIAELFNEVFDPDEPLETAEELTRFAREKLGEKIVDAEVGLTGANFVTAESGTMALVTSEGNARKTVAATDTHVAVAGVEKVIPTVGDLHPFVELIGRSGTGQDITSYVSLLTPPVETPVVDFDDDETPLSEFDTDREFHLVLIDNGRMAMREDDQLRETLYCIRCSACANSCANFQSVGGHAFGGETYSGGIATGWEAGIEGLDVAAEFNDLCTGCSRCVNACPVEIDIPWINTVVRDRINREGDEPADWLVDGLTPDAEPDSPSLQKRFFGNFETVAKLGTATAPVSNWLASTGLSRKAMAWALDIDPRRELPSFERETFVDWARNRDSTVEDPQRRAVVYPDLYTNHVQVSRGKAAVKVLEALGVDVVVPAVASSGRAPLSQGMVATARTHAQRVTETLAPHVDDGRDVIVIEPSDHAMFQREYEKLLDEATFTDLAENSYEVFEYVYGLLENGAAVGQLPSGDDEALAYHSHCQQRTLGLEAHTVAVLEQCGYDVVTSDVECCGMAGSFGYKSDYYELSMDVGDRLREQLEANGVQDRRVVASGTSCLEQIDALLERHPSHPIELLAE from the coding sequence ATGGCTACCGCAGACGAGCTCCGTGAACTGATGCGGACCGAGGGGGCAGCAGTCGCCGAGAACACCCAGGGATTCAACGAAGGGCGGTACCGCTCGGTCGCGGAGCTATCCGACTACGAGGAACTGAAGTCCGAGGCCCGCGCGATCAAGGAGGACGCGATCGAACGGCTGCCGGAACTGCTCGACGAGCTGACCGAAACTGTCGAGGAGAACGGCGGGACAGTGTACCTAGCCGACGACGCTGCCGACGCGAACGACTACATCCGCGAGGTGGTCGCGGACCGAGACGCCGACCGCGTCGTCAAGAGTAAATCGATGACCAGCGAGGAGATCGAGGTCAACGACACGCTCGAAGCCGACGGTGTCGACGTCGTCGAGACGGATCTCGGCGAGTGGGTCCTGCAGGTAGCCGACGAGGCCCCGTCACACATCGTCGCGCCGGCGATCCACAAGTCCCGCGAGAGCATCGCCGAACTGTTCAACGAAGTGTTCGACCCCGACGAGCCGCTGGAGACTGCCGAGGAGCTGACCCGCTTTGCTCGCGAGAAGTTGGGTGAGAAAATCGTCGACGCCGAGGTCGGACTGACCGGTGCGAACTTCGTCACGGCGGAGTCGGGGACCATGGCGCTGGTCACGAGCGAAGGCAACGCACGGAAGACCGTCGCGGCCACCGACACCCACGTCGCTGTTGCGGGCGTGGAGAAGGTGATCCCGACGGTCGGGGACCTCCACCCGTTCGTCGAACTCATCGGCCGGTCGGGCACCGGACAGGACATCACCTCGTATGTCTCGCTGTTGACGCCACCGGTCGAGACACCGGTCGTCGACTTCGACGACGACGAGACGCCGCTCTCGGAGTTCGATACCGACCGGGAGTTCCACCTCGTGTTGATCGACAACGGCCGGATGGCGATGCGGGAGGACGACCAACTGCGGGAGACGCTGTACTGTATCCGCTGTTCGGCCTGTGCGAACTCCTGTGCGAACTTCCAGAGCGTGGGCGGACACGCCTTCGGCGGTGAGACGTACTCCGGTGGGATCGCAACCGGCTGGGAAGCAGGTATCGAGGGCCTCGACGTGGCAGCGGAGTTCAACGACCTCTGTACTGGGTGTAGCCGCTGTGTGAACGCCTGTCCGGTCGAGATCGACATCCCGTGGATCAACACGGTCGTCCGTGATCGGATCAACCGCGAGGGCGACGAACCCGCCGACTGGCTTGTCGACGGGCTCACTCCCGACGCCGAGCCCGACTCGCCGTCCCTCCAGAAGCGGTTCTTCGGGAACTTCGAGACTGTCGCCAAACTGGGAACGGCGACCGCACCCGTGTCGAACTGGCTCGCCAGTACCGGGTTGTCACGGAAGGCGATGGCCTGGGCGCTGGATATCGACCCCCGGCGTGAGCTGCCGAGCTTCGAGCGCGAGACGTTCGTCGACTGGGCTCGAAACCGCGACTCGACTGTCGAGGACCCCCAGCGACGGGCCGTGGTCTATCCGGACCTCTATACGAACCACGTCCAGGTCAGCCGGGGGAAGGCGGCCGTGAAAGTCCTCGAAGCGTTAGGTGTCGACGTGGTCGTTCCGGCCGTCGCGTCGAGCGGCCGCGCGCCCCTGTCTCAGGGGATGGTTGCGACGGCCCGGACCCACGCACAGCGAGTCACCGAGACGCTGGCACCGCACGTCGACGACGGGCGAGACGTGATCGTCATCGAACCGAGTGACCACGCGATGTTCCAGCGTGAGTACGAGAAACTGCTGGACGAAGCGACGTTTACCGATCTCGCCGAGAACAGCTACGAAGTGTTCGAGTACGTCTACGGACTCCTCGAAAACGGTGCCGCGGTAGGTCAGCTCCCGAGCGGGGACGACGAAGCGCTCGCGTACCACAGCCACTGTCAACAGCGGACGCTCGGCCTCGAAGCCCATACCGTCGCCGTCCTGGAGCAGTGTGGGTACGACGTCGTGACCTCGGACGTCGAGTGTTGCGGGATGGCCGGGAGCTTCGGCTACAAGTCCGACTACTACGAACTCAGCATGGATGTCGGTGACCGGCTCCGGGAGCAGTTGGAGGCCAACGGGGTACAGGATCGCCGAGTCGTCGCCAGCGGGACCTCCTGTCTCGAACAGATCGACGCACTGCTCGAACGACACCCCAGTCATCCGATCGAACTACTGGCAGAGTAG